From Arachis hypogaea cultivar Tifrunner chromosome 3, arahy.Tifrunner.gnm2.J5K5, whole genome shotgun sequence:
tttttaaagggaGGGACGAATCGAAGCGATAAGGACTGAATCTCAGTGGATCGTGGCAGCAAGGCCACTCTGCCACTTACAATACTCCATCGCATATTTAAGTCGTCTGCAAAAGATTCTACCCGCCATGCGTTCGTAAAAGTTGAAatcatttatttttgaaaataattttttttatttattttgagaaaaaaaatccaTTCTAAGGATTGTGATGATgttctatcattcttattttgAAATAGATGTCCTATTTTGTAATAGTGTAATGATACTCCATCTTTTGAAACCTTGTATTCAATATGAAATCAAACTCATTAACACAGAAAATTGTAATTTAATACAATTCAAGAGCAATGCAAGTATCTATCCATTATCAAAGGAAAACTTGTAACACTTCTCCACATAAGCCTAAATCATTTTACATAAACTAGCAGAAGTAGCAAAGCTATTAACATATCTTTTAACAATGGTGAACATACAACATTAACCCCAAAGAAAAGGCATATCATTCTATTACTACTGAAATGCCTTCAGAGGATCATTAGGATTGATATCAGCTATTAGAGGGAGTTCAGCTGTCATTGATTCAACACTCACGCCTTCATCTCTCAGCTTCGCCACCACTTCGTCGAAAACAACTTGATTCCCTTTTTTAGTGAGATGCAAACCGTCGCTGCATGTCAGTTATGAAAATCATGTATCCATTCCAAACTCCGGTTATTTCTCACAGGCAAAAAAATCTTAGTGTTTGCAGCATAAGCATATTAAAGTAGTTATGATCCAAAATGTGATATTTACATGAAACTTTCTCTGTTCTTCACCTTCCTATATATGGAGCTTATTAAATTTTCAGTAGTCTTCAATTTACATCTTTGACCAAAGCATACCTTTCAAATAATTATATTCTGCACAAGTTTAAAGGTTCTATACATTGCTATAATGACTGATGACTACTCCGTCAATagcatcatcacattcattagcaTGCTTAAAAAGGAATAAATGATAGCTATTTCGCTATTTTAATATTGCACATTAGTGACAAGGACCAATTCTGCTAAAAAATAGTTGAGAGATAATTTGGTTTTGATGTATGGACAATTTATAAGCATCCTCACCTTATAGCCCTATACCATTTTCCTATAGAGAGTTTGACATTATGTAATACAACACCCTACAAAAAACCACTCTTTGGGCTTGAAGCACAGGGTAATGTGCATCGAGAATGAGAGCGGCATGGATCAAATTCCTCATAGGCAAAGGCTATACCTTAGATATTCTTTCTTCCAGTCGGGGCACTGCTGCATTTTGGTCCAGAGATCAATCACAGGGACTCCACATTCTGCAGCCACAGCAGTGCATGCTTTAGCATACTCGCCAGCAGCTTCGTTTGTCCTCTCAGGAAGACCCTGTGGGTTGTCTGTATATGGATATCTGCAAAAGATATTTTGCGAATCATCAACTTTAAATCTCTGTCAATATCTCCAAAATTCTATAGGTGGATAGAAGGAAAGAGGGGAAAAAAAACCATACTGAAGACGTGCAACTTCGTCAATTGGAGGAGGCGTTATGAGTAGAACAATTGCTTTTGGCCATAGCTTCTGAAATTTGAAGAAAGATTTCACGACATCTAGATAGTAAGCAATGGTGAGAAGGAAAGCAAAATCAAATTCAGGGAAAACACAAGATGAAATGGAATCTCCTCCATCATAAGGCTCATGTTACATGTAGTCCTTTCATGTTTTCCTATATTGAAAGCAGTTCCAAAGTTAAAATTGATGTGCTCAGATGGTGATTGAGCttgtaatttattattggttTCACGCCAAGAGCAAATAATGACTTACAAAAAGGTTTTCTTAAAATCAGAACCCAACACTGAAAACATAATAGATATATTGGTTATGCTAAATGTTACATCCTAGATAGTCCAAAAAACAAGAAGGTTAATATGGATGCATCAAATGTTATTCATAAGTATGAACTAGCACAAACTAAAATAGGGGCTGGGAAAAATAAACATTTCATCTTATTTAGAAAATTTATATGTCACAATCAACTTTTTGAGCCTTAGCCTTTTAAAGGGTGTTGGAAGAAAAACGCTACTAGCACCTACTTTTGTCTAATTCATTGCTTGTTAGATTATTTTTACTGATAAATTCATGTCCCATGATATCATAAATATAGTCCATTATCCATATTCCCGAACATAATTATATCTTCACACTAAAATGAAAGTAGCCCAACATAAGCGTCAGCATTCATTAGCACAAGTCTTAATCCTTAAGGAGCCACCACTCTTTCCACACCTAAAGTGACTTTTGGTCTCTTCCAAAATCTTATCTTGCTTCACTCCCAGCAAGGCAACAAGCAAGTATTGAAATCTATGGTCCCTTTTCTCCATGTCCCTTATTTTCCATTGGCAAAAAATTCCTTTTTCTCAGTTGCCATTTttcaaagataaaaaagaaaagaaaattgccaCTGTGGAATTAAGAGAACTGACAAGGGATCATACGGAAAGTGACAAATGATTTTAGTCCAACGTGGAAACAGCTAGGAAACCACATCCACATAATGTAGACAAGTTAACTCGAATAAAGGTCTTAGCACAAGGTTCATCAAGCAACATATATGCATGGGCACTGTGAAAACAACAATCCCTGAAAGCCTCCTACACTCTAGACCAAAAATGATTATCAAAAACTCCTTAAAAGTAAGAACCTTTACAAACTCCACTACCATAGAAAGCAATGCCTATCtatttagattttattaaattaaattgtcAATCCCGCTCATAACTCacttaacccctttttcaaactTTGAATTTAACAAGGTGTATAAGTGCACCAAATTAATGTGTAAATAgaatttttgtgtatttttgcAAGTCTGTCATGGACAAGTGGGAAATAGAAACAGCGACAGCCACTGCATGTGTTTGTTGTTTGACCCTACAAGCCACAGTCATCAACAATTTTTAAAAGGGTCCCCCACAACCCATCTTTGACTAACCAGACTAAGAAACAGCCATCATTAACACTCAAACCCCACAAATGACAAATGATTAATCCTTTTTGCTGTATATGCATTGGAGTAGTGTTGGCTCCAAAGCATGCATCAAAATCAGTGGGTcaaaactcaaaactactaaaagCCTTTTCTGTCACTCAAAACACAGTGTcctctttttctattttctattttttcccctttttttcttttgggtTTCAACACCGCCTAACTTTTGCTTAATCATTTGGAAGTTTGTTGCAAAAAACAAAGTCACAAACACACACAAGGCATGCCTACCTTGAAGAAGGAGACAATGGAGTGAAGGTTGTGCTTGTATTCATTGAGAGGCACGTGCTGAAAACCAGAACACCTATCTGGAAGGGTAGCATCGTTAGCACCAAAGAAAACAGTGACAGCAGCAACCGGTGCACCACCATCTCCTTGTGGTGGTGGGGCTTCAGGGAAAACCTTCTCCAACACCTTCAACGCCCACCTAGTGTTGTAGCCGCTATACCCTCTCAGCACCACATCTACCTGAAGAATACAAAACAAAACATCACCATCGTCGACAACCCCATTCTCAAAAGCTTCAAACTTTACATGTGAAAAGACCTACAAAAAGCTAagcttttatatgtatatatcatGAATGGTCAACCCCATTAATaggaagattcaaactttgataagctaagaagaagaagatgaagatgaaagaTGAATACCATGCGGCAGAAATGGTTGGCAAGAGTGGCACCCCATCCACCTTCAGTGAATGACTCCTCGGTGATTGAATCACCCAACAGATAAATCCTTGGCCTCATGTCACAAGCACGATGATCAAGTGTTTAATTACTAATAAACGAATCTGAATCTAGATTCGATACAAATCCACAAGTCTCTCTCTCACTCAGTGACTTGTTGCTGCCTAAATAATTGAGCTggccttattattttattattatttggtttatttttgttttataattgGGTGTAGCGGAAAAGTGAAGTGCAAATGAAATGGAAGGGTGGGATCTAAAAGGGGCCAGTGAGAGAAGAAAAAGGCACACACGCATGGAGCGACACTGATTTCATGGGGACAAAATCACTTTTCGCTACTACACTACTACTAGTAGCGTGCCAACCAAAgtgccattttttttttttggtgactatttgCTAAACTCCAAagtattttattagataaataataatttttataaataatgtgaataataaattttataattgatttaataaaataaaaaaaaaatatttttaaattattttttaaactttaatatTATGATAATTATTTGTAtatctagtgaattgaacatttaGTTATTGTTAACTGTGCA
This genomic window contains:
- the LOC112791547 gene encoding GDSL esterase/lipase At5g45920 isoform X2, which translates into the protein MRPRIYLLGDSITEESFTEGGWGATLANHFCRMVDVVLRGYSGYNTRWALKVLEKVFPEAPPPQGDGGAPVAAVTVFFGANDATLPDRCSGFQHVPLNEYKHNLHSIVSFFKKLWPKAIVLLITPPPIDEVARLQYPYTDNPQGLPERTNEAAGEYAKACTAVAAECGVPVIDLWTKMQQCPDWKKEYLSDGLHLTKKGNQVVFDEVVAKLRDEGVSVESMTAELPLIADINPNDPLKAFQ
- the LOC112791547 gene encoding GDSL esterase/lipase At5g45920 isoform X1, whose amino-acid sequence is MRPRIYLLGDSITEESFTEGGWGATLANHFCRMVFSHVKFEAFENGVVDDGDVLFCILQVDVVLRGYSGYNTRWALKVLEKVFPEAPPPQGDGGAPVAAVTVFFGANDATLPDRCSGFQHVPLNEYKHNLHSIVSFFKKLWPKAIVLLITPPPIDEVARLQYPYTDNPQGLPERTNEAAGEYAKACTAVAAECGVPVIDLWTKMQQCPDWKKEYLSDGLHLTKKGNQVVFDEVVAKLRDEGVSVESMTAELPLIADINPNDPLKAFQ